The following proteins are co-located in the Hydrogenophaga sp. RAC07 genome:
- a CDS encoding c-type cytochrome, with protein sequence MKFAHTSRWLALGLVVLAGQALAQARPAAVDPGKREFDANCASCHGSTGKGNGALVPFLTRSPPDLTQLAKKNGGVLPMSRLYDVIDGAAVPAHGARDMPVWGRDYRIKDAEYFMEAPYDAEAHVRARILGLLEYINRIQTQ encoded by the coding sequence ATGAAATTCGCTCACACCTCACGCTGGCTCGCGCTGGGCCTCGTGGTGCTGGCCGGCCAGGCGCTGGCCCAGGCCCGGCCCGCAGCGGTCGACCCCGGCAAGCGCGAGTTCGATGCCAACTGCGCGAGTTGCCATGGCAGCACCGGCAAGGGCAACGGCGCGCTGGTGCCGTTCCTGACCAGGAGCCCGCCCGACCTCACGCAACTGGCAAAGAAGAACGGTGGCGTCCTGCCCATGAGCCGGCTCTACGACGTGATCGATGGCGCGGCGGTGCCGGCCCATGGCGCGCGCGACATGCCGGTGTGGGGACGGGACTACCGCATCAAGGACGCGGAGTACTTCATGGAGGCGCCCTACGACGCCGAGGCCCATGTGCGCGCGCGCATCCTGGGCCTGCTGGAGTACATCAACCGCATCCAGACCCAGTGA
- a CDS encoding host attachment protein: MKMQWILVANGSLARIFNRAGVGDPLVPLETIDYPEGRLKDSELERDRQGHERSDHSSAATHFEPRTDTRHKVMHQFARELAERLEEGLVDGEYETLWLTASHPFLGELKAALSRAVSARLQWTHDADFTGLDVGTLESRLRELRRPER, from the coding sequence ATGAAAATGCAGTGGATTCTGGTCGCCAACGGGTCACTCGCCCGCATCTTCAACCGCGCCGGCGTGGGTGATCCCCTGGTGCCCCTGGAGACCATCGACTATCCCGAAGGCCGCCTCAAGGACAGCGAGCTCGAGCGCGACCGCCAGGGCCACGAGCGCAGCGACCACAGCAGCGCCGCCACGCACTTCGAACCGCGCACGGACACACGCCACAAGGTGATGCACCAGTTCGCGCGCGAGCTGGCCGAGCGGCTCGAAGAAGGCCTGGTGGACGGTGAGTACGAGACGCTGTGGCTGACGGCATCACACCCCTTCCTGGGCGAACTCAAGGCCGCCCTGAGCCGGGCCGTGAGCGCGCGGCTTCAGTGGACGCACGACGCCGACTTCACCGGCCTGGATGTGGGAACGCTGGAGAGCCGTCTGCGCGAATTGCGCAGGCCCGAGCGCTGA